In the Tessaracoccus lacteus genome, CGATCCACCCTGTGGTCAGCGACGTGCCGTCGTCGGCGGTGAACGTGCCCTGATCGGTGGCGCGGTAGACGATGCCGTTCTCGGTGTCGGTGATGGTCTGCGCGTCCGGGTCCCATTCCAGGGAGGACTGGTAGACCGAGCCGGTGGACCCGTCGCGGGTGCGGATGGAGCCGTCGGTTGCGTCGTCGGAGATGGGGACGCGAAGGTTGACGACCTGTGCCTGCAGGTCCTGGCTGCTCAGCAGGTCCCGGCGACCGATGACCTCCCAGCCGTCGACCTCGGTGGGTGCCTTGCCATCGGCGGAGGTGCCGACGACCTCGAGGGGTTCGTCGGCGGTGCCGACGAGGATCTCGCCGTCTTGCACGACCGCGAAGCCGAGTTCGTCACCCTTCGAGACGACAGACAGGGGGAGAGTGGGGGAGTCCTCGGCGCGGCGCTCGCCTTGCTGCAGAGCCGCGTTGACGGCCTGCTGCTGCGACCCGACGTGACCCGCGCCGTAGTTCGTGAACGCGATGTAGCCGGTGTAGCCGAAGATGAACACCTGGAACATCAGCATGAATGCGAGGCCGGGCAGGAGGTACTTCAGCGGCAGAGCGCGCTTGCTGAAGTAGACGAAATCGGCGGCCGCGAGCAGCACCACCGCGAACCCGAAGATCACCCAGCTGCCTGCGTTGAACGCGGACAGGATGCCCATCAGGCCGAACGCATTGATGACGGCCATGATCATCAGCTTGACCAGGAATCCCCAGCCGTTCCAACCACGGCGGCTGAACCCCGTCGTCGTCGTTTCTTCGTGGTCTACCGACATGGTGTCCACCCTTCCCCTCTCGTGGGCTGAACCGGTCAGCGGGGGCGGGCTGATGGGCCCGCCCCCGCTGAGTGGTCGATCAGCCGATGGCGGCTTCGAGGTCGGAGACCATCTTCGTCCAGGTCGACTCGGCGTCGGCGCCCTTGATGATCTGCACCTGAGCGGCGTTCCAGAGGTCCCAGACCGATGCCATCTCGGGGATGTTCGGCATCGGGACGCCGTTCTTCGAGGAGGCGACGAAGCCGGCGATGTTGGCGTCGGAGGAGACCTCCTCAGCCAGCGTGCTCCACGCGGGGATGCGCGGGTCGGCCTCGTAGAGGGCCTTCTGAGCCTCATCGGTGGCGAGGTAGTTGGTCAGGAACTCCTGCGCGACCAGGGCGTTCTTGGACTCGGAGCTCAGGTAGAAGCCCTGCACGCCCACGAACGGGGAGGCGGTCTCGCCGCCGGCCGACGGGATGGGGTTGACCTTGACGTTGACGCCCTTGGCGGTCAGCGCCTCGATGGCCCACGGCCCCTGGACGGTGTAGGCGGCCTTGCCGGACGCGAACAGCTCGTTGTTGGTGTCGTAGTCGATCGTGGTGGAGATGTAGCCGGTGCCCTCCTCGCCGTTGGCGCTCAGCCACTCGGCGAACTTGGTGCCCGCCTCGCCGCCCATGCCGACCTCGGTGGTGAAGCCGGTCTCGTCCTGCACGAACACGGGGGCGCCGAAGGAGGTCTGGAAGCCGTACATGGTGTAGGCGTCACCGGTCTGGCCTGCGGTGTTGATCACGACGGGGCGCTCGGCGCCTGCCTCCTTCGCGGCGGCGATCATGTCGTCCCACGTGGCGGGGGCATCCTCGCCGACCAGGTCGGTGTTCTGGATCAGGGCGATGGTCTCAAGGGAGTACGGCATGGCGTACAGCTGGGAGTCGTAGGTGAAGGCGTCGATCGAGACGGGCTCGAAGGAGGAGGCCTTGTCGCCCAGGTCGATCGTGGAGATCACACCGGCCTGGACAAGCGAGCCGACCCAGTCGTGCGCGCCGATGGTCAGGTCCGGGCCCTCGCCGGTCGGCACCTGGTTGATGAAGTCGTTGCGGATGTCCTCGAAGTTCTTCTGGACGAGGGTGACGGTCGCGCCGGTCTCCCCCTCGAACAGCTTCGCGGCGTCCTCGATCGCGGGCTTACGGTTCTCGTCGGTCCAGACCGTCAGTTCGATGCCCGAGGCGTCGATCGGGGCCTCGGAGGTGGCTGAGGCGGTGGACTGGGCAGTCGTGGTGGTTTCGGACGAGCCGCTGGAGCAGGCCCCCAGCAGCATGGTGGCGGCGACCGCGGCGGCGCCGATGCTCAGGTAACGCATCTTCGTGTTTCCTTCCGGTTCTTATCTGTGGTCAGGCGCGGACGACGGCGACGCCGCCGCCCTGCAGGGTGAGGCGACCGGCGACGGCGTCACCGGTCAGGAGGTCGGTGCCCTCGGCGGGGATCTCGACGGTGGTTTCGGAGTGATTGATCGCGACGAGGTAGTCGGCCGACTCGCCGCGTCGCGTGACGGCCTCGACGCCGCGCGGCAGGTCGAGCGGAACGATGCCCGCGTCGGCGTAGACGCGCCGCATGACGGCCCGCAGGCCCTCTGCGTCGGGACGCGTGCTGACGTACCAGCCGGTGCCACTGCCGTGCGCATTGCGGGTCACGGCTGCCAGGCCGCGGCCGGGGCCCGCGGTGTAGGCGCCGACGACCTCGGCGCCGGTCACCACGAGGTGTTCCTGCCACACGTCGACGTTCAGCTGGATACCGTCGAGCTCGACGGCGCCGACGGCGTGCTCGCGCATGGGGAGGTGCTCCTCGACCCAGACGCCCAGCGCCGGCTCGAGGGGCCGCAGGAAGCCGCCCTCGTGGACCCGGTCATTCTCATCGACGATGGCGGAGAAGTACGACACGACCAGCGTGCCTCCGGCCTCGACGTAGGCGTTGAGCTTCGCGGCCTGCTCCAGCGTCAGGAGGTACTGGGCCGGCGCGATGACCAGCGGGTACGCGCTGAGGTCCTGGTCGGGGTGCGCGAAGTCGACGGTGATGCCGTCACGCCACAGGCGCTCGTAGTAGGCGCGGGTGCGCTCAAGCGCGTCGAGGTCCTCGGACGGGCGCCACTCGAGGCCCTGAGCCCAGTGCGACTCGTAGTCCCACAGGATCGCGGCCTGCGAGACGACGCGGGAGCCGCGCACCTCGGCGAGCCTGCCGAGCTTTGCGCCCAGGTCGACGACCTCGCGGAACACCCGCGACCCGGTGCCGGCGTGCGGCAGCATCGCCGAGTGGAACTTCTCGGCGCCGGAGCGGCCCGCGCGCCACTGGAAGAACAGGATGCCGTCGGCGCCGCGGCCCAGGTGCGACAGAGAGTTGCGGGCCATCTCGCCCGGCCGCTTCGCGATGTTGCGCGGCTGCCAGTTCACCGCCGACGTGGAGTGCTCCATCAGGATCCACGGGTTGCCGCCGCCGACGGAGCGGGTCAGGTCGGCCGCGATGGCAAGCCCGATCTCGGCCTCCTCGTCGGCCGCCCACAGATAGTGGTCGTCCGAGACGATGTCGACCTCGCGGGCCCACGCCCACAGGTCGCAGCCGCCGTGCTGGTTCGCCATGAAGTTGGTGGTGACGGGCTGCGTGGCGTGCTCGCGGATGGCCGTGCGCTCGGCGATGAAGCACTCGCGCAGCTGGTGGTCGGTGAATCGCGCCCAGTCGAGCAACATGCCGGGGTTGATGACCGACGGTGCGGTGGCGGGGACGCCTACGTGTTCCCAGGACCCGTAGTGCTGGCTCCAGAAGGCGGTGCCCCAGGCGGCGTTGAGGCCGTCGAGGTCGCCGTGGCGGGCCTGCAGCCACTCGCGCCAGGCGAGCTTGGAGGCGTCGGAGAAGTCCTCGCCGACGGGCACGCCGTATTCGTTGTGGATGTGCCACATGACCACGGCGGGGTGGTCGGCATAGCGGCGCGCCAGTTCTCCCGCGATGCGGGTGGCGGCGGCGCGGTAGGCCGGGGAGGAGTGCGACGCCATGCCGCGCGCGCCGAAGCCCATCGGGACCCCGTCGGCGTTCACGGCCCGCGCCTCGGGGTACGTGGCGAAGAACCAGGCTGGCGGGGAGGCGGTGGGGGTGCCGAGGTCGACGCTGATGCCGTTGGTGTGCAGCAGGTCGATGATCTCGTCGAGCCACGCGAAGTCGAAGACACCCTCGGAGGTCTCGATCAGCGCCCAGGAGAAGATGCCGACGCTCACCAGGTTCACGCCGGCCTCGCGCATGAGGGCAACGTCCTCGCGCCACACGTGGCGGGGCCACTGCTCGGGGTTGTAGTCGCCTCCGTAGGCGATCCCACCGAGCCAGGGCATGGAAGTCATAGACAGACACATCCTCGGGTCAGAGCGCGGTCAGACTGTGACCGGTTACAGCGCTCTCAATACTAGAATGTGAGCGCTGCAGATGTCGAGTGGCGTTACCAAACTGTGACCCGTTACAGGGGAGGCGGAGGTTCCCAGGAACGGGGTAGAGTGCCCTGCGTGACGGGACAAGGCCAGGCGAAGAGGCTGACCATCCGGGACGTCGCCGCTGTCGCGGGTGTCTCGTATGGCACCGTTTCGCGCGTCCTCAACGGCGGTCACTGGGTCTCTCCCGAGGCGCGTGCCGCGGTGGAGGCCGCCGTCGCCCGGACGGGATACACGGCCAACCATGCCGCCCGCTCGCTGGCAACCGGCCGCGCCGACTCCGTCGCGTTCCTGCTGACCGAGCCGCACCACCTGCTCTTCTCCGACCCGACGTTCGCGCGACTGCTGCGGGGAGCCACCGAGGCGCTGGCACAGCACGACAAGACACTCGTGCTGGTCATCGCCGACACCGAGGCAGAGCGGAAGAACGCCGAGCGCTTCGTGCGCGCCGGGCACGTCGACGGCGTCATGCTGATCTCCTCTCACGAGGCGAACCCACTGCTGCTCTCCCTGCTGGCTGCCAGGGTGCCGACGGTGAGCACCGGCAGCCCGCTCGGGCTGGAGAGCGAGATCCCCACGGTAGCCGTCGACGAGGCCGGATCGGCCCGCATCATGACCCGATACCTTCTCGACAAGGGGCATCGCCGCATCGCGATCATCACCGGGCCGAATGACACGCCCGGCGGGCGCTACCGCCTCGACGGTTTCCGGGCCGAGATGGGGACACTGTTCGATCCGGCCCTCGTGGAACAGGACACCTACTCCAGCGAAGCCGGGGGCCGGGCGATGGCCCGGATCCTCGAACGTTCCGGGGCCCCGGATGCCGTGTTCGCGGCCTCCGACATCATCGCGGTCGGAGCCATCACCGCGCTGCGCCACGCCGGCTACTCGGTGCCGGGCGACGTCGCGGTGGCTGGCTTCGACGATTCCGGGCTCGCGGAGAGCCACGACCCGCCGCTGACCACCATGAGGCAGCCGTGGGCCGAGATCTCGCGCGCCATGGTCGAGCTGGTCCTCGCAGGGATCGACGGGCGCGAGGTCGACTCCGTCATCCTGCCGACGGAGCTGGTGGTGCGCGAGACGGCGTGAGAGCCTCTGGCATGCTTGCCGGGTGAGCGCGGAGATCGGACGGAACCACACGGTCGACGTCACCCGCGCGCTCTCGGTGCTGATCGTCGTGGTCTTTCACGGCCTCCTCTACACCGCTCACCTGACCCTCGACGGGTCGCTCTACATCACGCAGTGGTCCCCGCCGTCGTGGGTGTTCTTCGCCTCGTGGCTCCTGATGGCCATGCCGGCCTTCTTCGTCTGCGGGGGCTTCGCGAACGCGTTGATCGTCGACAAGATGTATGCGCGCGGCACCGGGTTCTCGCATTACCTGGCCAACCGGGGCAGACGGCTGACGGGCGGGCTCACGCTGTTCGTCACGTTCTTCGCCGTGGTGGCCAGCCTCGCGGGCTGGCTGGGCTTCTTCGACTACGCCTATCAGGCGAGCACGCACTTCATGCGGCTGCTGTGGTTCATCTCCGTCTACCTGGTGATCGTGCTGTTCGCCCCCTTCCTGGTCCGGCTGCACGACCGGTTCGGCGCCTGGGTGCTCGTCGTGTTCATGGTCGCCATCGTCATCGTCGACCGCGGCGTCTTCGGCCATCAGCTGCGCGGGCTGGGGGAGCTGAACATGTTCCTGGTCTGGCCGCTGTGCCACCAGCTGGGCATCGGCTACCAGCGGGGCTGGTTCCGGACCGGCCCCGTGGCGCGGACCTGGGTCCAGCTCGGGCTGGCCGCGGGCGGCATCGCCGTGCTGGTGTTCCTGTTTGGCTACCCGCCGAGCGCCGTGGGTTTCGGCAACATGCCCGTTGCGAACCACCTCCCGCCGACGCTGGCGATGGCTCTGCTGGGCGTCGCGCAGGCCGCAGTGATGGGTCTTGTCGAGCGCTCAGGGGTGCTGAGGAACATGCGCCCGCGCACGGAGAAGCTGGTGGGAACCATCAATGCGCTGGCGATGACGATCTACCTGTGGCACATCCCGTGCCTGGCCATCGGCGGCATGGCGCTGCTGACGGTCTCGACGTTCGTGCCGTCCCTGTCGTGGCTCCTGCTCTCGCAGGCGTTGGTGATTGCGGCGGGCCTCGCGGTGCTGTCCGTCGTCGCGCCGGCCGTCGGGTGGGTGGAGTTCAGGCTCATCCCGCCGTTGGGGGAGCACCAGGACCGCGACCTGGCCCTTTTGTCGTTCTGCGTGATGATCGCCGGGTCGATGCTGGTGTGGAACCACGGGGCCATGTTCGACGTGCGGGCGCCGCTGTCGACGGTGGGTGTCCTGAGCCTGTGGGTCGGAGCGGTGCTCATGGTGCGCGCGTCGCGCCCCGCCGGCGTGGCGAGGTCGACGCGCGACACCCTGAAGCTGCCCCGTAGGCGTTGAGGTCAGGCGACGGCTGCCAGGGCCGCGTCGTAGTCGGGCTCGGTGCCGGTGTCGGCGACCTGCTGCGTGTAGAGGACGGTGCCGTCGGCGTCGAGCACGACCACCGAACGGCTGAGCAGTCCCTTGAAGCCGCCGTCGGCGAACGTGACGCCGTACTTCTCGCCGAAGTCGGTCCGGAAGTCTGAGGCGACGGTGACGTTCTCGATGCCCTCGGCGCCGCAGAAGCGGCCGAGCGCCATCGGCAGGTCGCGGGAGACGCACAGCACCTTGACGCCGTCGAGGCCGGCGGCCAGTTCGTTGAAGCGGCGCACCGACATGGCACAGACGCCGGTGTCGACCGACGGGAAGATGTTGATGACGAGCGTGGAGCCGGCGAAGTCGGCGTTGGTGATGGGTGCGAAGTCGAGGCCGGTGACCTCGAAGTCGGGGGCCTTGGAGCCCACCTCGGGCAGCGAGCCGACGGAGTGGACGGTGGATCCCTTGAAACCGATGTCAGTCATGGCCCCAGGGTATGGGGTGAACGGGCAGCCGGGTCGCCCGTTTGGGCTGAGTTCAGGCGGCGTTCACCAATGGCTGGAAAACTGGACCCATGAGTCAGCAGGGACTACGTGAGTACATCGACCAGCTCGTCGCCGACGGGTACCAGCTCGCCGGGCTGTCCGACGAGGACCCGTACCTGATCGACCCGATGGGCAAGGCCGTCGAGACCTGGCGGGACCGCTACCCCTACGACGAGCTGCTCGGCCGCAGGGAGTACGAGGCGGCCAAGCGGAAGCTGCAGATCGAGCTGCTGAAGTTCCAGTACTCGGCCCAGGACCGCGGCACCCGGCACATCATTCTGTTCGAGGGGCGCGACGCCGCCGGCAAGGGTGGCGCGATCAAGAGGTTCACCGAGCACCTCAACCCCCGCACCGCCCGCACGGTCGCGCTGACCAAGCCGACCGAGCGCGAGCGCGGCCAGTGGTACTTCCAGCGCTACATCGCGCACCTGCCCACCAACGGCGAGATCGTGCTGTTCGACCGGTCCTGGTACAACCGGGCGGGCGTCGAGAAGGTGATGGGTTTCTGCACCGACGAGGAATACCAGATCTTCGTCCGACAGGCGCCGGTCTTCGAGGAGATGCTCATCGAGTCGGGCATGACCGTGACCAAGCTCTGGTTCTCCGTCACGCAGCGCGAGCAGCGCACCCGCTTCGCCATCCGGCAGATCGACCCCGTCCGACGGTGGAAGCTCTCCCCGATGGACCTGGAGTCCCTCGACCGCTGGGAGGACTACACCGAGGCCAAGAACGCCATGCTGAAGTACACCGACACCGACCTCGCGCCCTGGTACCGCATCAAGTCCAACGACAAGAAGCGCGCCCGCCTCAACGCCATCCGGCTGTTCCTCAGCCTCCACGACTACGACGGTAAGGACGTCGACGCCATCGGCATCGTCGACCCGGAGATCGTGCAGTTCGGGCGCCGCAACCACGCGGCGCCCGAGAGCGAGGTCTCGCCGCTCTGACGGTCAGGCGGCCCGGCTGAAGCTGCGACGGTGCAGCACGCCCGTCGTGACCGCGACGCCGAGCAGCAGGACGACGCCGCCGACCACCTCCAGCGGCGCCGGGGTCTCGTCCTCGATTAGCCACGCGGCCAGCATGCCGACGGGCGGCACGAGCATGGTGAACGGCACCACCGACGACGCGGGGTGCCGTGCAAGCAGCGTGTTCCAGATGCCGTAGCCCACCAGGCTCGCCAGCCACGCCGTGTAGGCCGTCGACAGCAGCTGCGCCGTCGTCAGGTGCGTCAGCGACGCCCAGACGACGCCCGGCCCGTCGAGGACGAGCGACAGGCCCAGCAGCGGGAGCGGGACCACCAGCGCCGACCAGACCGTCATGGAGAGGCCCGACAGGGGCCCGGCCCCGGCGGTGGCCCCCGCGCGGCGCGCGATGACGTTACCGATGGCCCACGACGTCGCGGCGAGCAGCGTGACGAGGAACCCGACGGCCGGGGTCGCCGCTCCGCGGCCAAGCCCGACGATCAGCAGTCCCGACGCCCCGATCAGCACGCCGACGAGCTGGGCGCGGGTGGGGCGCTCGCGCAGCGCGAGGGCCGCGAACACGACGGTTAGCGCGACCTGAGCCTGGAGCACCAGCGACGCGATGCCGGCGGGCATGCCCAGCGCGATGGCGGTGTAGAGGAGGCTGAACTGCCCGAGGCTCATGAAGCACCCGATCAGCACAACGTCCCGCGCCCGCGCTACCGGACGCGGGACGAGGAAGATGGCGGGGACGAGCACCGCGACGAAGCGCAGCGCTACGAAGAGGGTGGGCGGCATGCCGTCGAGCCCCAGGTCGATGACGACGAAGTTGATGCCCCAGATCACGGCGACCAGAACTGCGGCGAGGGAGGAGCGGAGCGGCATGGGGGCCAGTGTGCTCCTCATCGGACGACCGGTGAGGCCATCGGTCCAGGCGTGGACCGCCGACATGCGGCCCGGCCGTGGATCAGTTCTCGGCGAGCAGCTGGTACAGGCGTCGCTTGAGCTCGTCTAGCTCGGCGGCGGCCCTGGCGATCAGCTCGGGGTTGCCGGACTGCGCGATGGCCATTGCGGCCTGGCCGGCCTGGCGGACGCTCAGCATGAGGGCGTGGACGGGATCCTTCTCGTCGCCCTGGTTCTCCCAGGGGGCGGGACGGTCCTTGGCGGCCTCGGCCTCGGCGGCGCCGGTCTCGGTGATCTCGAAGAGCTTGCCGGCCTCGGAGGCGGCGGCCCGGATGAGGCCCTCGTCCTCGAGCTGGCTCAGCGCGGGGTAGATCGCGCCCGGGCTGGGCTTCCAGTTGCCCTCGCTGCGGGACTCGATCTCCTGGATGATCTGGTAGCCGTTGCGCGGGGCTTCCGCGATCAGCAGCAAGGCCGCGAGGCGGACGTCGCCGCGACGCTTGCGGCCGCCGGGACGGCCACCGCCGAAGCCGGGGCCTCCGAAGCCCGGGCCCATGCCGAAGCCGGGGCCCATGCCGCGACCGTGACCGCGGTGTCCGCGGCCTCCGCCC is a window encoding:
- a CDS encoding EamA family transporter yields the protein MPLRSSLAAVLVAVIWGINFVVIDLGLDGMPPTLFVALRFVAVLVPAIFLVPRPVARARDVVLIGCFMSLGQFSLLYTAIALGMPAGIASLVLQAQVALTVVFAALALRERPTRAQLVGVLIGASGLLIVGLGRGAATPAVGFLVTLLAATSWAIGNVIARRAGATAGAGPLSGLSMTVWSALVVPLPLLGLSLVLDGPGVVWASLTHLTTAQLLSTAYTAWLASLVGYGIWNTLLARHPASSVVPFTMLVPPVGMLAAWLIEDETPAPLEVVGGVVLLLGVAVTTGVLHRRSFSRAA
- a CDS encoding PadR family transcriptional regulator codes for the protein MEYAMHHPFMGRRPQMRDLFAANETADDRRGPRGEDRRGGGRGHRGHGRGMGPGFGMGPGFGGPGFGGGRPGGRKRRGDVRLAALLLIAEAPRNGYQIIQEIESRSEGNWKPSPGAIYPALSQLEDEGLIRAAASEAGKLFEITETGAAEAEAAKDRPAPWENQGDEKDPVHALMLSVRQAGQAAMAIAQSGNPELIARAAAELDELKRRLYQLLAEN
- a CDS encoding ABC transporter permease subunit, coding for MSVDHEETTTTGFSRRGWNGWGFLVKLMIMAVINAFGLMGILSAFNAGSWVIFGFAVVLLAAADFVYFSKRALPLKYLLPGLAFMLMFQVFIFGYTGYIAFTNYGAGHVGSQQQAVNAALQQGERRAEDSPTLPLSVVSKGDELGFAVVQDGEILVGTADEPLEVVGTSADGKAPTEVDGWEVIGRRDLLSSQDLQAQVVNLRVPISDDATDGSIRTRDGSTGSVYQSSLEWDPDAQTITDTENGIVYRATDQGTFTADDGTSLTTGWIVNVGFDNFMRLFTDPTIVSPLAMVALWTVAWALLSVLVPFGIGLVMAFVYNDERIRGRRILRTFFILPYAFPAFMSALLYRGMFNAEFGVINELFFGGANIDWLGDPWLARLAVLFVNVWLTYPYYFLVCTGALQSLPASTLEAADLDGANRFRQMTSIILPLVLVATAPLLISSFAFSFNNFTVIFMFNDGGPAIPGAPYALGATDILISAIWDISGVNRGVADYGLASALSIIVFAIVGVISAIAFRQTKKLEEYA
- a CDS encoding acyltransferase family protein, with translation MSAEIGRNHTVDVTRALSVLIVVVFHGLLYTAHLTLDGSLYITQWSPPSWVFFASWLLMAMPAFFVCGGFANALIVDKMYARGTGFSHYLANRGRRLTGGLTLFVTFFAVVASLAGWLGFFDYAYQASTHFMRLLWFISVYLVIVLFAPFLVRLHDRFGAWVLVVFMVAIVIVDRGVFGHQLRGLGELNMFLVWPLCHQLGIGYQRGWFRTGPVARTWVQLGLAAGGIAVLVFLFGYPPSAVGFGNMPVANHLPPTLAMALLGVAQAAVMGLVERSGVLRNMRPRTEKLVGTINALAMTIYLWHIPCLAIGGMALLTVSTFVPSLSWLLLSQALVIAAGLAVLSVVAPAVGWVEFRLIPPLGEHQDRDLALLSFCVMIAGSMLVWNHGAMFDVRAPLSTVGVLSLWVGAVLMVRASRPAGVARSTRDTLKLPRRR
- a CDS encoding LacI family DNA-binding transcriptional regulator — its product is MTGQGQAKRLTIRDVAAVAGVSYGTVSRVLNGGHWVSPEARAAVEAAVARTGYTANHAARSLATGRADSVAFLLTEPHHLLFSDPTFARLLRGATEALAQHDKTLVLVIADTEAERKNAERFVRAGHVDGVMLISSHEANPLLLSLLAARVPTVSTGSPLGLESEIPTVAVDEAGSARIMTRYLLDKGHRRIAIITGPNDTPGGRYRLDGFRAEMGTLFDPALVEQDTYSSEAGGRAMARILERSGAPDAVFAASDIIAVGAITALRHAGYSVPGDVAVAGFDDSGLAESHDPPLTTMRQPWAEISRAMVELVLAGIDGREVDSVILPTELVVRETA
- a CDS encoding beta-galactosidase — encoded protein: MTSMPWLGGIAYGGDYNPEQWPRHVWREDVALMREAGVNLVSVGIFSWALIETSEGVFDFAWLDEIIDLLHTNGISVDLGTPTASPPAWFFATYPEARAVNADGVPMGFGARGMASHSSPAYRAAATRIAGELARRYADHPAVVMWHIHNEYGVPVGEDFSDASKLAWREWLQARHGDLDGLNAAWGTAFWSQHYGSWEHVGVPATAPSVINPGMLLDWARFTDHQLRECFIAERTAIREHATQPVTTNFMANQHGGCDLWAWAREVDIVSDDHYLWAADEEAEIGLAIAADLTRSVGGGNPWILMEHSTSAVNWQPRNIAKRPGEMARNSLSHLGRGADGILFFQWRAGRSGAEKFHSAMLPHAGTGSRVFREVVDLGAKLGRLAEVRGSRVVSQAAILWDYESHWAQGLEWRPSEDLDALERTRAYYERLWRDGITVDFAHPDQDLSAYPLVIAPAQYLLTLEQAAKLNAYVEAGGTLVVSYFSAIVDENDRVHEGGFLRPLEPALGVWVEEHLPMREHAVGAVELDGIQLNVDVWQEHLVVTGAEVVGAYTAGPGRGLAAVTRNAHGSGTGWYVSTRPDAEGLRAVMRRVYADAGIVPLDLPRGVEAVTRRGESADYLVAINHSETTVEIPAEGTDLLTGDAVAGRLTLQGGGVAVVRA
- the ppk2 gene encoding polyphosphate kinase 2, which gives rise to MSQQGLREYIDQLVADGYQLAGLSDEDPYLIDPMGKAVETWRDRYPYDELLGRREYEAAKRKLQIELLKFQYSAQDRGTRHIILFEGRDAAGKGGAIKRFTEHLNPRTARTVALTKPTERERGQWYFQRYIAHLPTNGEIVLFDRSWYNRAGVEKVMGFCTDEEYQIFVRQAPVFEEMLIESGMTVTKLWFSVTQREQRTRFAIRQIDPVRRWKLSPMDLESLDRWEDYTEAKNAMLKYTDTDLAPWYRIKSNDKKRARLNAIRLFLSLHDYDGKDVDAIGIVDPEIVQFGRRNHAAPESEVSPL
- the tpx gene encoding thiol peroxidase gives rise to the protein MTDIGFKGSTVHSVGSLPEVGSKAPDFEVTGLDFAPITNADFAGSTLVINIFPSVDTGVCAMSVRRFNELAAGLDGVKVLCVSRDLPMALGRFCGAEGIENVTVASDFRTDFGEKYGVTFADGGFKGLLSRSVVVLDADGTVLYTQQVADTGTEPDYDAALAAVA
- a CDS encoding sugar ABC transporter substrate-binding protein, with the translated sequence MRYLSIGAAAVAATMLLGACSSGSSETTTTAQSTASATSEAPIDASGIELTVWTDENRKPAIEDAAKLFEGETGATVTLVQKNFEDIRNDFINQVPTGEGPDLTIGAHDWVGSLVQAGVISTIDLGDKASSFEPVSIDAFTYDSQLYAMPYSLETIALIQNTDLVGEDAPATWDDMIAAAKEAGAERPVVINTAGQTGDAYTMYGFQTSFGAPVFVQDETGFTTEVGMGGEAGTKFAEWLSANGEEGTGYISTTIDYDTNNELFASGKAAYTVQGPWAIEALTAKGVNVKVNPIPSAGGETASPFVGVQGFYLSSESKNALVAQEFLTNYLATDEAQKALYEADPRIPAWSTLAEEVSSDANIAGFVASSKNGVPMPNIPEMASVWDLWNAAQVQIIKGADAESTWTKMVSDLEAAIG